The following proteins come from a genomic window of Paenibacillus swuensis:
- a CDS encoding CcdC family protein yields the protein MESTVLSHFMATLASLFIGLFVIRIRLRAGERPASLKKIVIPPLGMATGFIMFVLPAMRIPWEWGVAAFTAGAVIFAYPLIRTSRFHIVDGHIYMVRSKIFAVIIIALLLLRLVLHDIVEQYVSMEQTAAIFFILAFGMLLPWRIAMTAQFLMTRKQLNLNSAR from the coding sequence GTGGAATCTACCGTGTTATCCCATTTCATGGCTACGTTGGCATCGTTATTCATCGGATTGTTCGTCATTCGTATTCGTCTGCGCGCGGGGGAACGACCGGCCAGCCTGAAGAAAATCGTCATTCCCCCGTTGGGGATGGCGACGGGCTTTATTATGTTCGTCCTGCCAGCGATGCGTATACCGTGGGAATGGGGTGTTGCCGCATTCACAGCCGGGGCTGTCATTTTCGCCTATCCGCTCATCCGAACCTCCCGCTTTCACATTGTTGACGGGCATATCTACATGGTGCGGTCCAAAATCTTCGCTGTCATCATCATCGCGCTCCTCCTGTTGCGCCTGGTGCTGCATGATATTGTTGAGCAATATGTAAGCATGGAGCAAACAGCGGCCATCTTCTTCATCCTGGCGTTCGGGATGCTGCTGCCTTGGCGCATCGCCATGACCGCGCAATTCCTGATGACCCGTAAACAGTTGAACCTAAACTCAGCTCGCTAA
- a CDS encoding glycoside hydrolase family 43 protein, giving the protein MRYYSNPLPISLSPKAENTTGLSAFYNPDPYVLKYNGEYYSYATSLNGVVVLHSIDLVNWTHLGYAFQQEGEADYWAPAVFYENGLFYLYYSSRDAHEEDVHYEFMKVAVAERPEGPYEYKVTLFDTFSIDAHVVRDADGELVLFYSTNETLGIDSSRPGTVILADRLLDPLTLEGKPRLIIKPTLDEEIYEENRFGDGRDWHTIEGAFHFKRRNKHYVMYSGNAFTRETYYIGYSSAEHRSGSSITDLDWVKYPDEDTYEPLLCKNKHVEGVGHNSVAIAPNNVDPWVVYHGRHVDKESGEDGERRQMRMDPMYWEQDRMWVPGPTYTEQAAPAMPSFLDRFDRADQHGLSGDWVEVSGEWGVSGGEALQASRVGKSLALAPETYTSAVFEANVKWVPHHMGGLYGVVVHRTDADNYTEILLNTGKRKLIATEVIHGIKHSAASTDLSSTFRFDVYHRMFVTITGSHIQVELDDIPVLSHVSRQHHGQLGLSTHYTSARFDGIAVTRHLSLSAETANGCMNWIRADKGEWILDQGALIGNGNVERAKVVITKPEGMDDSFCRMDLLYKGSAGKKGVVIQLAGMDEDALQPLILPPQSSKTRTCQTVMITHLDQHIQVWLGRELILSQPVKGTWTGLKIETDCAIRIEALEWTER; this is encoded by the coding sequence ATGCGCTATTACTCAAATCCTCTCCCAATTTCATTAAGCCCAAAAGCAGAGAACACCACAGGGTTATCGGCATTCTACAATCCGGACCCTTATGTGCTTAAATACAACGGTGAATACTACAGCTACGCCACCTCGCTAAACGGGGTCGTCGTTCTTCATTCCATAGATCTCGTAAACTGGACTCATCTCGGCTATGCCTTCCAGCAAGAAGGAGAAGCGGACTATTGGGCGCCTGCCGTATTCTATGAGAACGGCTTGTTCTACTTATACTACTCATCCCGTGACGCTCATGAAGAGGATGTGCACTATGAGTTTATGAAAGTCGCGGTGGCGGAACGTCCTGAAGGTCCTTACGAGTATAAGGTAACCTTGTTCGATACCTTCTCGATTGATGCCCATGTTGTGCGGGATGCGGATGGAGAACTGGTGCTGTTTTATTCCACGAATGAAACACTGGGCATCGATTCAAGCCGACCGGGCACCGTCATTCTCGCGGACCGTTTACTTGATCCGCTTACCCTGGAGGGCAAGCCCCGGCTAATTATTAAACCAACTCTGGACGAGGAAATTTACGAGGAAAACCGGTTTGGCGACGGACGCGATTGGCATACCATCGAAGGCGCGTTCCACTTCAAGCGCCGGAACAAACATTATGTGATGTACAGCGGCAACGCGTTCACCCGGGAGACATACTATATTGGCTACTCCTCTGCGGAGCATCGTTCGGGGAGTTCGATAACGGACTTGGATTGGGTCAAATATCCGGATGAGGACACTTATGAGCCTCTTTTGTGCAAAAATAAGCATGTCGAAGGCGTCGGCCACAACAGCGTCGCGATCGCTCCCAATAATGTGGACCCATGGGTTGTGTATCACGGACGGCATGTGGATAAGGAATCCGGGGAAGACGGCGAGCGGCGGCAAATGCGCATGGATCCGATGTACTGGGAACAGGACCGCATGTGGGTGCCAGGCCCGACCTATACCGAGCAAGCGGCTCCCGCCATGCCCTCGTTCCTTGATCGCTTCGATCGTGCAGACCAGCATGGCCTGAGCGGAGATTGGGTTGAAGTTTCCGGCGAATGGGGAGTTTCCGGCGGGGAGGCGCTGCAAGCTTCCAGAGTTGGCAAAAGCCTGGCGCTTGCGCCCGAAACCTATACCAGTGCTGTGTTTGAAGCGAATGTGAAGTGGGTACCCCATCATATGGGCGGTTTGTACGGCGTGGTTGTCCATCGGACGGATGCTGACAATTACACGGAAATTTTGCTTAATACGGGCAAACGTAAACTGATCGCCACCGAGGTTATTCACGGGATCAAGCACAGTGCGGCCAGTACGGATCTGAGCTCAACATTCCGGTTTGACGTCTATCATAGGATGTTCGTAACCATCACGGGTTCTCATATCCAAGTAGAGCTGGACGATATCCCCGTGCTGTCTCATGTAAGCCGGCAGCACCATGGACAGCTGGGCTTGTCCACGCATTATACATCAGCCCGCTTCGACGGGATTGCCGTCACCCGGCATCTGTCACTCTCCGCGGAGACGGCGAATGGGTGCATGAACTGGATTCGTGCGGACAAGGGTGAGTGGATTCTAGATCAAGGAGCTCTTATCGGCAATGGGAACGTTGAGCGTGCCAAAGTGGTTATAACCAAGCCGGAAGGAATGGACGACAGCTTCTGTCGAATGGACCTCCTATACAAAGGCTCTGCTGGTAAAAAAGGTGTGGTTATCCAATTAGCCGGCATGGACGAGGACGCCTTGCAGCCCCTCATCCTTCCTCCTCAGTCATCTAAGACGCGGACCTGCCAAACCGTCATGATCACTCATCTGGATCAACATATTCAGGTATGGTTGGGCAGAGAACTGATCTTGAGCCAACCCGTGAAAGGCACATGGACCGGTCTCAAAATAGAAACGGATTGTGCCATAAGGATTGAGGCTTTAGAGTGGACAGAGCGTTAA
- a CDS encoding type II toxin-antitoxin system death-on-curing family toxin, whose amino-acid sequence MKIIYLTRKQIVQLHDYALSQDGGLDGIKEPGYLDLIAEKPYTTLFNEEQYPGLFLKAAIYMEGLATAHAFNDANKRTALFVMLTFMSINGYSIDADADDLFEVTILVATNRWNRTQLARWIEEHARLS is encoded by the coding sequence ATGAAAATAATATATCTAACTAGAAAACAAATTGTACAATTGCATGATTACGCGCTGTCTCAAGATGGTGGTCTGGACGGCATAAAAGAACCGGGATATCTTGATCTTATTGCAGAGAAGCCTTACACTACTCTCTTTAATGAAGAACAATATCCCGGTTTATTTCTTAAAGCTGCTATTTACATGGAGGGTCTTGCTACCGCACATGCATTTAATGACGCCAATAAACGTACAGCACTCTTTGTGATGCTTACTTTTATGTCTATCAATGGATACTCTATTGATGCCGATGCAGATGATCTGTTTGAGGTCACGATCTTGGTGGCTACCAATCGATGGAATAGAACCCAACTAGCTAGATGGATCGAAGAGCATGCTCGCTTATCCTAA
- a CDS encoding FAD-dependent oxidoreductase, which produces MKIAVIGCTHAGTAAIVNIAKLHPQAQITVYEKNDNISFLSCGIALHVGGVVKDAEQLFYATPDQLKDMGVTTHMRHEVMNVDTDARTLQARNLVTGEEITDTYDKLVVTTGSWPIIPKLEGMDLDNIVLCKNYNHAQTIVEKARDAQRITVIGAGYIGIELVEAFEMSGKQVTLIDTADRILSKYLDRELTDTLEDEFTVKNVKLALNQTVTGFIGEQGRVRKVVTTAGEYEADLVVLCIGFRPNTALLQGQVDMLPNGAILVDEYMRTSKTDVYAAGDSCAVFYNPTQEHAYIPLATNAVRMGTLIARNLMGPKVKYLGTQGTSGIKIYDHNIASTGMTEGAAIAAGKNVKTITIHDTYRPEFMPTAEALTLTVVYEEPTGRILGAQVMSKVDLTQSINTLSVCIQNGMTTDELAFVDFFFQPHYNKPWNFLNQAGLQAL; this is translated from the coding sequence TTGAAAATTGCCGTCATCGGATGCACACACGCCGGGACCGCAGCCATTGTGAACATCGCCAAGTTACATCCCCAAGCTCAAATTACCGTTTATGAGAAAAATGACAACATTTCGTTCCTGTCGTGCGGTATCGCGTTACATGTTGGCGGGGTTGTGAAGGATGCGGAGCAATTGTTCTACGCCACACCGGATCAGCTGAAAGACATGGGTGTAACGACGCATATGCGCCATGAAGTGATGAACGTGGATACGGATGCCCGGACGCTGCAGGCGCGCAACTTGGTAACCGGCGAGGAAATCACGGACACGTACGATAAACTGGTGGTGACTACGGGATCGTGGCCTATTATTCCTAAGCTTGAGGGCATGGATCTCGATAACATTGTTCTCTGCAAAAACTATAACCACGCCCAAACAATCGTCGAGAAAGCCCGTGACGCCCAGCGCATAACTGTCATTGGTGCGGGGTATATTGGTATAGAATTGGTGGAGGCTTTTGAAATGAGCGGGAAGCAAGTGACTTTAATTGATACGGCGGACCGCATTCTCAGCAAGTATCTGGATCGGGAGCTCACGGACACCCTGGAAGATGAGTTTACGGTCAAAAATGTGAAGCTCGCGCTGAACCAAACCGTTACCGGCTTCATCGGTGAACAAGGTCGGGTTCGTAAAGTGGTCACTACGGCCGGTGAGTACGAAGCTGATCTGGTGGTCCTTTGTATCGGGTTCCGTCCCAACACCGCTTTGTTACAAGGTCAAGTGGATATGTTGCCAAACGGGGCGATTCTGGTGGATGAATACATGCGCACCAGCAAAACAGATGTGTATGCCGCCGGCGACAGCTGTGCCGTGTTCTACAACCCGACGCAGGAACATGCTTACATCCCGCTGGCAACGAATGCGGTTCGCATGGGCACCTTGATTGCCCGAAACCTGATGGGTCCCAAAGTGAAGTACCTCGGCACACAAGGCACATCGGGGATCAAAATCTACGATCACAACATCGCATCGACCGGCATGACGGAAGGTGCGGCCATCGCTGCGGGCAAGAATGTGAAAACAATCACAATCCATGACACCTATCGTCCTGAGTTTATGCCTACGGCGGAGGCGCTGACGCTGACCGTGGTTTACGAAGAGCCGACGGGCCGCATTCTCGGCGCGCAGGTGATGTCGAAAGTCGATTTGACGCAGTCGATCAACACGCTGTCGGTATGCATCCAGAACGGCATGACCACCGATGAACTCGCGTTTGTGGATTTCTTCTTCCAGCCGCATTATAACAAGCCTTGGAACTTTTTGAACCAGGCCGGTTTGCAGGCGTTGTAA
- a CDS encoding GNAT family N-acetyltransferase: MLTLQEQTDVKKLQDICESADGVQLKLNWDMLRNREAGVKNDFLLYEGDLLIGFAALYGFGSMVEICGMVHPDARRRGIFTKLMAEAMDEVRIRKFNKVLLNAPSDSNSAKGFLNQLDCHFAHSEHQMKWHEFTNMVPPRAELYPIVAQSVLLRPSEPEDLELEVQLDVRCFNFPESDAREYTERLKCEGQGRMYIIEQNQKAVGKMRVISEDGEAWIYGFAVLPDVQGRGIGRSALKQIVQQERANGSDVYLEVEATNRNALKLYEDCGFRSYHSQDYYSYK, from the coding sequence ATGTTAACCCTACAAGAACAAACAGATGTAAAGAAACTGCAGGACATTTGCGAATCTGCCGACGGCGTTCAGCTGAAGCTCAACTGGGACATGCTCCGAAACAGGGAAGCAGGCGTTAAGAATGATTTCCTTCTCTATGAGGGTGACCTTCTAATCGGGTTTGCGGCTCTGTACGGCTTTGGCAGTATGGTGGAAATTTGCGGGATGGTTCATCCCGATGCCAGGCGGCGCGGGATTTTCACAAAACTTATGGCAGAAGCCATGGACGAGGTGCGCATCCGAAAGTTTAACAAAGTGCTGCTGAATGCTCCCTCGGATTCCAATTCGGCTAAAGGTTTTTTAAATCAGCTTGACTGTCATTTCGCTCATTCAGAACACCAGATGAAATGGCATGAATTCACGAATATGGTTCCTCCTAGGGCAGAGCTTTACCCCATCGTTGCTCAGAGCGTCCTGCTTCGGCCTTCGGAGCCTGAGGATTTGGAGTTAGAGGTGCAGTTGGATGTGCGTTGCTTTAATTTTCCGGAATCGGATGCGCGCGAATATACGGAACGCTTGAAATGTGAAGGACAAGGCAGAATGTATATCATTGAACAGAATCAGAAGGCTGTAGGCAAAATGCGAGTCATCTCAGAGGACGGTGAAGCCTGGATTTACGGCTTTGCCGTGTTGCCGGATGTCCAAGGGCGAGGCATCGGGCGCAGTGCCTTAAAACAGATCGTACAGCAGGAACGCGCCAACGGTAGCGACGTTTATCTGGAAGTGGAAGCCACCAACCGGAACGCCCTGAAGTTGTATGAGGATTGCGGCTTCAGATCCTATCATTCGCAGGACTACTATAGCTATAAATAA
- a CDS encoding MFS transporter yields the protein MWRNRNVWIILAGEFLAGLGLWVSIIGNLEFMQAHIPSDFMKSLVLFTGLLAGVAFGPLAGKVIDANKKKPVLMYSGLGRLISVCFMFLALYYDSVWWMVVFAITLQISAAFYFPALQSLIPLAVSEKDLLSMNGIHMNANTISRIVGTALGGILLGVMSLYSLYMTSFITYLLLLASTWFLNVKEEPRKEAPGETKPKNEGFKAILPLLKERPNLVNILWLSAVPLLFIGGFNLMIINISEMLNDSQIKSWIYTVEGICIIAGGVLVKKLSSGRNLSSMLYLSAVVIAVGQLVLTFSHVYWVPIVGFALFGIGAGCFIPLVSTAFQTQIPKEYHGRFFSFRTMLDRVMFQVVLLGTGLFLDTMGLTRMVLLFGSLSLVLIAVLFMRERAGIKQGTIVAERLGES from the coding sequence ATGTGGAGAAATCGGAATGTTTGGATTATTTTGGCGGGGGAATTTCTGGCGGGGCTTGGGCTTTGGGTGTCGATTATCGGGAATTTGGAGTTCATGCAGGCGCATATCCCCTCGGATTTCATGAAATCGCTAGTCCTGTTTACCGGATTGCTGGCCGGTGTGGCGTTCGGACCGTTAGCAGGCAAGGTCATTGACGCGAACAAGAAGAAGCCGGTGCTGATGTATTCCGGGCTGGGGCGACTTATCAGTGTGTGTTTCATGTTTCTGGCGCTGTATTACGACTCGGTGTGGTGGATGGTGGTGTTCGCGATCACGTTGCAGATTTCCGCCGCCTTCTACTTTCCGGCCCTGCAGTCGCTGATCCCGCTTGCGGTTTCGGAGAAAGATTTGCTTAGCATGAACGGGATTCATATGAACGCGAATACGATTTCCCGGATTGTGGGGACAGCGCTTGGGGGCATCTTGCTTGGGGTCATGAGCTTGTACAGTTTGTATATGACTTCGTTCATTACCTATCTGCTGCTGCTAGCCAGTACATGGTTTCTGAATGTGAAGGAGGAGCCGCGGAAGGAAGCGCCAGGTGAAACTAAGCCGAAGAATGAGGGCTTTAAAGCAATCTTGCCTTTGCTCAAGGAACGTCCGAACCTGGTTAACATTCTGTGGTTGTCGGCGGTACCGCTGTTGTTTATCGGCGGCTTCAATCTGATGATCATCAACATCAGCGAAATGTTGAACGACTCGCAGATCAAGAGTTGGATTTATACGGTGGAGGGGATCTGTATTATTGCGGGCGGCGTGTTGGTGAAAAAGCTGTCGTCCGGACGCAATCTGTCCTCGATGCTCTATTTATCCGCGGTCGTCATTGCTGTCGGGCAACTTGTGCTGACCTTCAGCCACGTGTATTGGGTGCCTATCGTAGGCTTCGCCTTATTCGGGATCGGTGCTGGATGCTTTATTCCGCTCGTGTCCACGGCGTTCCAAACTCAAATTCCAAAGGAGTACCACGGCCGATTCTTCTCGTTCCGCACGATGCTGGACCGTGTTATGTTTCAGGTGGTGTTGCTGGGTACGGGATTGTTCCTCGACACGATGGGGCTTACGCGGATGGTGCTGTTGTTTGGGTCGTTATCGCTTGTGCTGATTGCGGTGCTGTTTATGAGGGAGCGGGCCGGGATCAAGCAGGGGACGATCGTCGCGGAGCGGTTGGGGGAATCTTAG
- a CDS encoding family 4 glycosyl hydrolase — protein sequence MKIVLIGGGSFVFAPTVLEDVIVKHRLSGGELVLVDPKREAVEAMAGVGMRIAEELGVDVRIRACTDRRDALPGADVVIVSASVQGMRRWQMDYDILSELGMPDQARECGGVGGLLNTFRSVTLLMSVCRDMEELCPDAWLMDVTNPMPRVVTAVTRYTSIRCAGFCNIAYRGPEGYALLPRLIGKEPHEVEVVTGGLNHFAWVLAMRDRHSGEDLLPQLKEYIRSGDWTGQDEEMQRELRVMRRWLLAYGGVAAGAVDHHAEYLPLQEDIRYTEHSPYHGTEAERRQWLQELKEIGAGRMAWESVFSNGSWEHPVDLAIALQRGEESKLDILNVRNDGTFPELPPERIVEAPVRVSGGTLTAQPLPPLGKPLAELCRQVSDVHALAAEAAVRGDREIAKRAIEIDPAVTDKVTAFIALERMLEVHADLLPQFSKGQSL from the coding sequence ATGAAAATCGTATTAATCGGGGGAGGCAGCTTCGTATTTGCCCCTACCGTGTTGGAGGATGTCATTGTAAAGCACAGGCTGAGCGGCGGTGAGCTCGTGCTGGTGGACCCGAAACGAGAAGCCGTGGAAGCGATGGCGGGCGTGGGCATGCGAATCGCGGAGGAGCTTGGCGTGGATGTTCGGATTCGGGCCTGCACGGATCGCAGGGATGCTTTGCCGGGTGCGGATGTTGTCATCGTGTCCGCTTCCGTTCAAGGCATGCGGCGCTGGCAGATGGACTATGACATTCTATCGGAACTGGGGATGCCCGATCAGGCAAGGGAGTGCGGCGGTGTAGGCGGCTTATTGAACACCTTCCGGTCTGTAACGCTGCTGATGTCCGTTTGCCGGGATATGGAAGAGCTTTGCCCCGACGCATGGCTGATGGACGTGACGAACCCAATGCCCCGTGTGGTCACCGCGGTTACACGTTATACTTCCATCCGTTGCGCGGGATTCTGTAATATTGCCTACCGTGGACCGGAGGGTTACGCATTGCTTCCCCGCTTGATCGGGAAGGAACCGCATGAGGTTGAGGTTGTGACGGGCGGGCTGAATCACTTTGCATGGGTGCTTGCCATGAGGGACCGCCACTCTGGTGAAGACTTGTTACCGCAACTGAAGGAATATATCCGCAGCGGCGATTGGACAGGGCAAGACGAAGAGATGCAGCGTGAGCTTCGCGTCATGCGCCGCTGGTTGCTCGCCTACGGCGGCGTTGCGGCGGGGGCGGTGGATCATCATGCGGAGTACCTGCCGTTGCAGGAAGATATCCGGTACACCGAGCATTCGCCCTACCACGGCACGGAGGCGGAGCGGCGCCAGTGGCTTCAGGAGCTTAAAGAAATCGGAGCGGGAAGGATGGCCTGGGAATCGGTCTTTTCCAACGGAAGCTGGGAACATCCGGTTGATCTGGCAATTGCGCTGCAGCGCGGGGAAGAGAGCAAGCTGGATATTCTGAATGTCCGTAACGACGGCACATTCCCGGAGCTTCCTCCGGAGCGCATTGTGGAGGCGCCGGTGCGGGTTTCCGGCGGTACGTTGACAGCGCAGCCGTTGCCGCCCTTGGGCAAGCCTCTGGCCGAGCTGTGCCGGCAGGTGTCCGACGTCCATGCGTTGGCGGCGGAAGCGGCCGTGCGCGGCGACCGGGAGATCGCAAAGCGCGCCATCGAGATCGACCCGGCCGTAACCGACAAGGTCACAGCGTTCATTGCCTTGGAGCGAATGCTGGAGGTCCATGCGGATCTGTTGCCGCAGTTTAGCAAAGGACAGTCGCTTTAG
- a CDS encoding CGNR zinc finger domain-containing protein codes for MELLWSDFLNSEWRDWRGSGQTEDRLDSGEWYVYMTKRWDLPPLGVERASKGAESAGAEKRESASDLPSETGTGSVIEAAAWAPRELPASAERDAMRAFRQRLLRMAQTLSEGRELTEADITALNAVMSAGPVTRRLLPAEAGGRSGLRLGHVPAGGGTAQWMAEVAASFAATAAIGDGTRVHFCDNADCRWVYYDDTRSRTKRYCEDRTCGNLMKVRRFRARQKLER; via the coding sequence ATGGAATTGCTGTGGAGCGATTTTTTGAATAGCGAATGGCGCGATTGGCGCGGCAGCGGACAGACGGAAGACCGGCTCGACTCGGGCGAGTGGTATGTATATATGACGAAGCGCTGGGATTTGCCTCCGTTGGGCGTGGAGAGAGCAAGCAAGGGTGCGGAGAGCGCCGGCGCGGAGAAAAGAGAATCCGCTAGCGACTTGCCATCGGAGACGGGAACAGGAAGCGTGATTGAAGCGGCGGCGTGGGCGCCGCGCGAGCTTCCGGCGTCGGCCGAGCGCGACGCCATGCGGGCTTTCCGACAGCGGCTGCTGCGCATGGCGCAGACGCTGTCGGAAGGCCGCGAGCTGACCGAAGCGGACATAACGGCGCTCAACGCCGTTATGTCCGCTGGCCCGGTCACGCGGCGGCTTCTGCCCGCCGAGGCCGGCGGCCGAAGCGGGCTGCGCCTGGGCCATGTCCCGGCAGGGGGCGGGACGGCGCAATGGATGGCCGAGGTGGCGGCCTCCTTTGCGGCAACGGCCGCCATCGGCGACGGGACGCGCGTGCACTTCTGCGACAACGCGGATTGTCGCTGGGTGTACTACGACGACACCCGGAGTCGTACGAAGCGCTACTGCGAGGATCGCACTTGCGGCAACCTCATGAAGGTGCGGCGCTTCCGGGCGCGCCAGAAGCTGGAGCGTTGA
- a CDS encoding DinB family protein produces the protein MSRTIMDILQRQREAIWERESWCVPLAKALQDVTSAQAAWQPEGGGNSIWQTLNHMNFYNERIHSRLAGNLPPEMDTNTATFGEAGDPADEAGWKAAVDQAYTLAEQLKVELSQLTDSDLERPFTKESNIGQEIPMWLIHDSFHTGQIVLLRKQQGIWPETREEFG, from the coding sequence ATGAGTCGGACGATTATGGACATTTTGCAAAGGCAGAGGGAAGCGATTTGGGAGAGGGAATCTTGGTGTGTGCCGTTAGCTAAGGCTCTTCAGGATGTGACCAGCGCACAAGCCGCGTGGCAACCGGAGGGCGGGGGCAACAGCATATGGCAAACCCTCAATCACATGAACTTCTACAATGAGCGAATTCACAGCAGATTAGCGGGTAACCTTCCTCCGGAGATGGACACCAATACCGCAACATTCGGTGAAGCTGGAGATCCTGCAGACGAGGCAGGCTGGAAAGCTGCTGTGGACCAAGCCTATACGTTGGCGGAACAATTGAAGGTCGAACTATCTCAACTGACAGATTCTGATCTGGAGCGTCCATTTACCAAAGAATCAAACATCGGGCAAGAGATCCCCATGTGGCTCATTCATGACTCCTTTCATACAGGCCAAATCGTGTTATTGCGCAAACAACAAGGCATCTGGCCGGAGACGCGCGAGGAGTTTGGCTGA
- a CDS encoding AraC family transcriptional regulator has protein sequence MRFAEYTDMQTFPNVTSDLYLYGMHVSRTTRGRVCDRHLHHRMIEVNLVLEGRQTAIVGNTRLVQHAGDLVIIPPMKAHEFRVEHGESMTCFVMHIQNADHSVIRALRETGECLFPIGHLMHEKLHSSVLSMMSHLQAGASTPRILKSCCEILVGMEEYFLPEAGVASVPAEPALADRIAKAIEHLISASEEPNAPSLLTGWLEQIAEDLGVTRRHCYRVFQQTYGMSPREYLSLIRQQEAMHMLVNQRDSMELIAHRIGFENVQSFIRQFTKWTGTTPGKFRKQQSGALNYLTPLELDPGPNQV, from the coding sequence ATGCGCTTCGCCGAATATACGGACATGCAAACGTTCCCTAATGTCACATCTGACCTGTATTTGTACGGAATGCACGTATCCCGCACCACCCGCGGACGGGTATGCGACCGTCATCTTCACCACAGAATGATCGAGGTTAATCTGGTGCTGGAAGGCCGCCAAACTGCCATTGTAGGAAATACAAGACTAGTTCAGCATGCCGGAGACCTGGTCATCATACCTCCGATGAAAGCTCATGAATTCCGTGTTGAGCACGGGGAGAGCATGACATGCTTCGTGATGCACATCCAGAACGCGGACCATTCCGTGATTCGAGCTTTAAGAGAGACAGGGGAATGTTTGTTTCCCATCGGCCATCTGATGCACGAGAAGCTTCACTCTTCGGTCTTGTCGATGATGTCCCACTTGCAAGCGGGCGCTTCAACCCCCCGAATTCTCAAAAGCTGCTGCGAAATCCTTGTCGGCATGGAAGAATATTTCCTCCCCGAGGCGGGCGTTGCCTCCGTACCCGCGGAACCGGCACTGGCTGACCGAATCGCAAAGGCTATTGAACACCTGATTTCCGCATCCGAAGAGCCGAACGCGCCTTCCTTGCTGACAGGCTGGCTGGAACAGATCGCAGAAGACCTTGGCGTAACCCGGCGTCATTGCTACAGAGTTTTTCAACAAACCTACGGGATGTCTCCCCGCGAATATTTGTCGCTGATTCGGCAACAGGAAGCCATGCACATGCTGGTCAACCAAAGGGATTCCATGGAGCTCATCGCTCACCGCATCGGATTTGAAAATGTACAGAGCTTTATTCGGCAATTTACCAAATGGACGGGCACCACGCCGGGCAAATTCCGCAAGCAGCAGAGCGGCGCACTGAACTACCTGACTCCGCTGGAGTTGGACCCTGGGCCGAATCAGGTGTAA